Genomic DNA from Theropithecus gelada isolate Dixy chromosome 1, Tgel_1.0, whole genome shotgun sequence:
TCCTGATAATGGTAATCCTATGAGTCTTGCTCGCTCTGTCTCTGCTTCAGTCTGCCCTATCAAGCCCAGTGACCCAGATAGCATTGAACCTAAAGCTGTGAAGGCTTTGAAGGCTTCAGCTGAATTCCAGATaaactctaaaaagaaagaacatcttTCTTTACAAGATCTTTCTGATCATGCTTCCTCAGCAGACCATGCTCCAACAGATCAGAGTCCAGCTATACCTATGCAGAATTCATCCGAAGAAACAACTGTTGCAGGTAATCTGGAGAAATCTGCTGAAAGAAGCACCCAGGGCCTCAAATTTCATCTCCATACAAGACAGGAAGCTAGTTTATCTGTAACATCTACTAGGATGCATGAACCACAGATGTTTCTAGGTGAAAAGGATTGGCATCCAGAAAATCATAACCTGAGTCAAGTGAGTGACCCTCAGCAGCACGAACAAGCAGGGAATGAACAGTATGAGGTTGCACAACAAAAAGCTTCACATGACCGAGAATATCTTTGTAACATAGGGGACCTTGAGCTTCCTGAAGAAAGGCAACAGAATCAACACAAAATTGTTGATTTGGAAGCTACGATGAAAGGAAATGGGCTCCCACAGAATGTGGATCTTCCGAGTACGAAGAAAAGTATTCCACTTTCAGGATGCAGTGGCTGCTCCAATTCAGAAACACTTATGGAAATAGATATAGCTGAACAGTCCCTAGTTACTGTGCTTAATTCAACAGGCAGGCAGAATGCCAATGTCAAGAACATTGGTGCATTGGATCTCACTTTAGATAATCCCTTGATGGAAGTAGAAACATCAAAATGTAACCCTTCATCTGAAATTTTGAATGATTCCATTTCCACTCAGGATTTACAGTCCCCAGAAACTAATGTTGAAATATCTGGAACAAATAAAGAATATGGCCATTGCTCCTCCTCTCCAAGTCTCTGTGGCAGTTGTCAGCCCTCTGTGGAGTCAGCAGAAGAATCTTGTTCATCTATAACGGCCGCCTTGAAAGAACTTCATGAACTTTTGGTTGTTAGCAGTAAACCAGCTTCAGAAAATACATCTGAAGAAGTAATCTTTCAATCAGAAACCATAGCTGAGGGCCAAACCAGTATTAAAGACCTTTCTGAAAGATGGACCCAAAATGAGCATCTTACCGGGACTGAACAGTGTCCACAAGTCTCCTTTCATCAGACCGTATCTGTAtcaatgaagacagaaaaattaacaGTTACTTCATCTGACACTGGAATAGAAGCTGTAGAAAGTGGAAACTTCAGGAGTCTAGGTGATGGTCTGTCAACTGATGAGGAAGGTGTCCCCAAATCGAGGGAATCCATAAACAAGAACAGTTCTgtcactgtaacctcagctaaAACATCTGATCAGTTACACTGCACCTTAGGTGTAGAAATTTCACCCAAACTTTTAGCAGGTGAGGAGGATGCACTCAATCAGACTTCTGAGCAAACTAAGTCTTTGTCATCCAATTTCATATTGGTTAAAGACTTAGGTCAGGGCATACAGAATTCAGTAACAGACAGGCCGGAAACCACAGAAAATGTCTGTCCTGAAGCTTCGAGGCTGTTACTTGAATATGAACCACCTACCAGCCATCCATCATCAAGTCCTGCCATTCTTCCACCATTGATTTTTCCTGCTGCAGATATTGACCGGATTCTCCGTGCTGGCTTTACTTTGCAGGAAGCTCTTGGAGCTTTGCATCGAGTTGGTGGGAATGCAGACCTTGCACTTCTTGTTTTGCTCGCAAAAAACATCGTAGTTCCTACATGACTATGGGAAAGTGGGCTAGACTGTTGTCCATTCCctttaaacaaaagaaagctctctctctatacacacacacacatacacactcaccaCATATACAGTATATGTAGAGACCTGCAAGCAGAATGTTgagccagattttttttaaagatttttttcggCCAAAGTAATTTATGATCTCTTGTCCGATGAATTTGTCTATCCTACTTGTTAAAATTTAGgcctttttaaatgtattggcAGTATGTGCATACAAAAGCTTTTTATTCTCATTAAGATGTATCCTGGAATAAAACGGATGGTTTTGTGTATAGCATACTGTTTTAGAATGAGAGTAAATGCTTTGAAAAGCAAAAGCCATGAGAAATCCCACTACCCATCCAGCTAAAAACAGATTAACTCTCCatactgtgtgtgtctgtgctgaTGGCAAGGTGTGGCTTGCTGGCTCAGTTGTCAATTTAGAAACTTTTGACCACATAGTTTGGTGTTTGGAATTCTACCCAGCACTCTGTGTATCATGAATCATTAATTATAACAGGAAATTGGAGAATAATTGAATACCTTATCGTAGAGtggtatgtttttatttgtgtgcttaggatttgacattttaataGGGTGAACAGGAGGGTTTAAATCTTGGGCTCCTTTGTGCATCGCAGGCTGCTGCGTGGATTGCCATGAATCCTTATTACGTTGGATGGCATATTGTGGGGCAGTTACAACGAGAGTGAAACATGGTGCtatccagatttttaaaagaacagaacaaCCATAATTCCATTTGCAGATGTCAAGAACTGTGAGGGAAAAATAATAGCCTAAACACTGGAATTTGCTAGAGTTTGGGTTTGCTAGCATCTCTCTGATAACACCTCAacccttaatgactaatgatggaCTTAAGTTCGGGAATGGATTGATCGCCAGCAGCTTATTTCCTTTCTAGATTCATCTTCTGCCAGGAAGTTCTTTAAACGCTCAGTGCGAGCTGTAATCTGAGTGAGATACTGAAGTGTGGTAACCTTGTCACTAGTTATCTTGGTGCTTGGAATGGTCAGTCAATTTGGAGAGTGTCCTTTGTGGCAGTGGTAATAGTAATTACAGTTTCTGACTTAAGTGGCCTTGGTAGAGTTtcccatctttttctttcctcaggaGTTTCTTTTTTAAGCAAAATTCATCATATTTGTGTTTACCATGTCAAGTTAGAGTGGGGCATAATATATAGATGTATTTATTGTGGCCTTTTTTTATATAAGGACTAGCCCTTGGAAACCATCGTCCTGTGGGCCCCACTGTGCAATAACCCTACTGGATAGGTTTTAGATCATTCTTTCCTGGCAGACTGCTCTCTTGGGTACCTAGCAGGAATCTGAAATCTTGGttttattgaaaagaattttGAGATTCATAATTTCTGATTCTAGATTATAGTTTGTAACATGTTTGAAACAGACGCTTCGAAAGAGTGATTTCTCAACTTAGTGTTAAATGATGTTGTCTGAAGTCTGACTCTTTGTAAGCTTGTTCGTTTCATCAAATTTTAAGTCATTGAGCACAATCAAAATGGAGGCTCATATCTCAggagtttttgaaattttaatttaggGGCACTTAGAGACCTTTTTTTCTACCCCAtccaacttctttctttccttttgctatgatgtttgtatgtatgttaCAAGACCTTAGTGACGGGATGGCAAGTCACGTAGATTCATCATGATCCTTTATGTAGTTAGGCAATGGTTGACAGAAGGAGTTGTAGTTTACTGCTTTTCAGAGGGCGCTAAGAACAGCAGGTCAGCCAGGCTGTCTTTAAGATGTTCTTTTAGACAGCTGCACATTGTAGACCCTTTTGCCTGCCCTACACCAAAGATGTACGATGCACTAGGAAACTGCTCATAGGATTTCTGTCAACTGACTTAAAGCTGTGATTGTAATTAAATAGTTGGTGCTATGATTGATGCAAAATATAGTAGCAATGCAATGGGACCCTGTATTTGCTTTATGGGTGGTGGTTTGGGAATGTATTCTAAGCTTATAAATCTTTGGAACCACGGGGTGGGAAGGGTCGGGGAACTTAATGATGACAATAGACTCCCTCCTAAAGGACCTTCCGTATAAGCAGGACGAACCTTGGAGATGTGGGAAACAGTTCCAGGTGGAATATGTAATATCAGTCGGGGAAAGATTTCATTAGGATAgctttttgtgtatgtatatgtatatttatttttaggaatagATCTATAGTTGTACATGAATTCCTGTTAGGAATACTTTGAATGAGCTTAACCCACTTGCCAAATATCCTTGTCCcttccatcattttatttttgatatggggtcttgcagtgttgcccaggctggactcaaactctggggctcaagcaattcttccacctcatccttctaagtagctgggactacataaaGCCCAATGTataattgcttttgatttttaaaatcatcttgcccatcatttttataaaaattaagctgtttggccaacacggtgaaacctcgtctctactaaaaatacaaaaaattagctgggcgttgtggcacacgcctgtaatcccagctacttgggagactgaggcaggagaattgcttgaacctgggagatggaggttgcagtgagctgagattgcgccactgcactccagcgtgggtggcagagtgagactgtgtctcaccaaaaaaaaaaaaaaaaaaaaagaagctgttgacactattaatattttggatGACTTAAATGTAGCAGCTCTAGAATGCAAAGGGTATATTAAGGAGCATTACAATAGCGGACCTTCATTGTCAGCTTTTATTCAATTAAGAGCtccaaaaatgcagaaattatggGTTAACTTCTAAGAATACAATCAAATCCTTGTGAATTCTGGTTGCCAACAGTAATAACCAGTAATGGGCACCTTTA
This window encodes:
- the RSC1A1 gene encoding regulatory solute carrier protein family 1 member 1 encodes the protein MSSLPTSDGFNHPAHSLGQSPDNGNPMSLARSVSASVCPIKPSDPDSIEPKAVKALKASAEFQINSKKKEHLSLQDLSDHASSADHAPTDQSPAIPMQNSSEETTVAGNLEKSAERSTQGLKFHLHTRQEASLSVTSTRMHEPQMFLGEKDWHPENHNLSQVSDPQQHEQAGNEQYEVAQQKASHDREYLCNIGDLELPEERQQNQHKIVDLEATMKGNGLPQNVDLPSTKKSIPLSGCSGCSNSETLMEIDIAEQSLVTVLNSTGRQNANVKNIGALDLTLDNPLMEVETSKCNPSSEILNDSISTQDLQSPETNVEISGTNKEYGHCSSSPSLCGSCQPSVESAEESCSSITAALKELHELLVVSSKPASENTSEEVIFQSETIAEGQTSIKDLSERWTQNEHLTGTEQCPQVSFHQTVSVSMKTEKLTVTSSDTGIEAVESGNFRSLGDGLSTDEEGVPKSRESINKNSSVTVTSAKTSDQLHCTLGVEISPKLLAGEEDALNQTSEQTKSLSSNFILVKDLGQGIQNSVTDRPETTENVCPEASRLLLEYEPPTSHPSSSPAILPPLIFPAADIDRILRAGFTLQEALGALHRVGGNADLALLVLLAKNIVVPT